In Nostoc sp. UHCC 0926, a single genomic region encodes these proteins:
- a CDS encoding RNA-guided endonuclease InsQ/TnpB family protein, giving the protein MEQVLTLVCKLKPTSDQVVKIEATLKAFADACNYANQQVKAQITSKTTIQNMVYQDLRSKFLLSANLAVRACARVGANRKTAKQQGKPVKSFKPTSADYDARIFAFREKDWTASLNLLSIREHIKMDIGNYQLGKLKGKKPTSAQLCKHRDGSYYIHIQIKEEVPSPLKPTNVIGVDFGRKDIAVTSNGDKWDGKQINEVRDRYTKTRASLQQKATKGTRSTRRRARQILQRLSGRERRFQQWLNHQISVAIIRQAKSCKAIVAIENLTGIRERINKQPRNKVERRRSNSWSFYQLRSFLEYKGIKEGVEVIAVPPAYTSQTCHQCLHIGLRSDKRFKCGNCGWHGDADLNGAKMISLLGESVSFPGGSGYLCCNLSTDSSGLLQSPAL; this is encoded by the coding sequence ATGGAACAAGTGCTGACATTGGTTTGCAAGCTTAAGCCCACATCTGATCAGGTTGTCAAAATAGAGGCGACGCTGAAAGCGTTTGCGGATGCTTGCAACTATGCCAATCAGCAGGTTAAAGCCCAAATTACAAGCAAGACAACCATTCAAAACATGGTCTATCAAGACTTGCGCTCGAAGTTTTTGTTGTCTGCTAATTTGGCTGTCAGAGCTTGTGCCAGAGTAGGAGCTAACCGGAAAACAGCAAAACAACAGGGTAAACCAGTTAAATCTTTTAAACCAACCAGTGCCGATTACGACGCTAGGATTTTTGCATTTAGAGAGAAAGATTGGACTGCTAGCTTGAATTTGCTCTCCATTAGGGAACATATCAAAATGGATATTGGTAATTACCAGTTGGGGAAACTCAAAGGTAAAAAACCAACATCGGCACAGTTGTGTAAACATCGGGATGGTTCCTACTATATTCATATTCAAATCAAAGAGGAAGTTCCTAGTCCACTTAAACCCACCAACGTTATTGGTGTCGATTTTGGGCGCAAGGATATCGCTGTAACTAGCAATGGGGACAAATGGGACGGGAAACAGATAAACGAGGTTCGAGATAGATATACCAAAACTAGAGCTTCTCTCCAACAAAAAGCCACGAAAGGTACAAGGTCTACTCGCCGACGTGCGAGACAGATTTTGCAACGGCTGTCGGGGCGTGAGAGAAGATTCCAGCAATGGCTCAACCATCAAATTAGCGTTGCGATTATCCGACAAGCTAAGTCTTGTAAAGCAATTGTTGCTATTGAAAATTTGACTGGAATTAGAGAACGTATTAACAAGCAACCTAGAAATAAAGTTGAGCGTAGGCGTTCTAACTCTTGGTCTTTTTATCAATTGCGCTCTTTTCTTGAATACAAAGGAATCAAGGAAGGAGTAGAAGTAATTGCCGTGCCACCAGCCTATACAAGCCAGACGTGCCACCAATGTTTGCACATTGGGTTGAGGTCTGATAAGCGCTTCAAATGTGGTAATTGTGGATGGCATGGTGATGCTGATTTGAATGGTGCAAAGATGATTTCGTTATTGGGGGAATCAGTAAGCTTCCCCGGAGGTTCGGGTTATTTGTGCTGTAATCTCAGTACCGATAGCTCAGGGCTACTACAAAGCCCCGCCCTTTAG
- a CDS encoding cytotoxic translational repressor of toxin-antitoxin stability system, whose protein sequence is MSLEMRYARSFLLDLKNLEPAAYERVHDFVFIELAQKWQLSDLKELRHLDSEGIFHRFTLDNYLIGIEIRGEIVKFLRVMPMPDV, encoded by the coding sequence GTGAGTCTGGAAATGCGCTATGCAAGGTCTTTTTTACTAGACCTGAAGAATTTAGAACCTGCCGCCTACGAGCGGGTGCATGATTTTGTCTTTATTGAGTTAGCCCAAAAGTGGCAACTGAGTGATCTAAAAGAACTACGACACCTTGATAGTGAAGGCATTTTTCACCGCTTTACCCTAGATAATTATCTGATTGGTATAGAAATCAGGGGTGAAATTGTGAAATTTCTGCGTGTCATGCCGATGCCAGATGTTTAA